Proteins encoded in a region of the Pirellulaceae bacterium genome:
- a CDS encoding glutamate synthase subunit beta encodes MGKPTGFKEFPRQPVPYRDPVERANDFLEIFTQANASHLKLQGARCMDCGVPFCQSNSGCPIDNLIPEWNDLVYQERWRDALDRLHKTNNFPEFTGRTCPAPCEGACVLGIIEPPVTIKNIENAIVDRGWSEGWIVPNPPSSRTGKTVAVVGSGPAGLSAAAQLNQAGHKVTVYERADRIGGLLMYGIPNMKLDKQTVARRVDQMRAEGVDFVTNAHIGKKEDFGEGHMTRIMQDRDCDVQFIDPNELLEQFDSLVLATGATRPFDPMAKCPGRELKGIHNAMEFLTRNTKSFLDSHLADEKFISAAGKDVIVIGGGDTGADCIGTSLRHECKSVVNFELLDKAPAERADNNPWPQWPRIFRVDYSHAETEARFGNDPRTYAVLTKEFVNDGQGNVKSVKTVELDWSKPGEKAPFTEVAGSEKEWPADLVFFATGFLGPEKTIGGMLGLEMQNPRGNWETFKAEHGDYATNVPRVFAAGDCRRGQSLVVWAINEGRGVARAVDEFLMGQTSLPAPGVSLGSTLAAN; translated from the coding sequence ATGGGAAAACCAACCGGTTTCAAAGAGTTTCCTCGGCAGCCTGTTCCTTACCGCGATCCGGTTGAGCGGGCGAATGATTTTTTGGAAATCTTCACGCAAGCGAATGCGAGTCATCTCAAGTTGCAAGGGGCTCGCTGCATGGATTGTGGTGTGCCGTTCTGCCAATCCAACAGTGGTTGCCCAATCGATAACCTGATTCCCGAGTGGAATGACTTGGTCTACCAGGAACGCTGGCGCGATGCGCTTGACCGACTCCACAAGACCAACAATTTTCCTGAGTTCACCGGTCGCACTTGTCCTGCTCCCTGCGAAGGGGCCTGTGTATTGGGGATCATTGAACCCCCGGTGACGATCAAGAATATCGAAAACGCGATCGTTGATCGTGGTTGGTCAGAAGGTTGGATCGTTCCGAACCCACCGTCTAGCCGCACAGGCAAGACGGTGGCTGTCGTGGGTTCTGGCCCGGCAGGATTGTCTGCTGCTGCACAATTGAATCAGGCAGGGCACAAAGTGACCGTCTATGAACGAGCCGATCGGATTGGTGGTTTGCTGATGTACGGCATTCCCAATATGAAGCTCGACAAGCAGACTGTGGCGCGACGAGTTGACCAAATGCGTGCGGAGGGTGTTGATTTCGTTACGAATGCTCATATCGGTAAAAAGGAGGATTTTGGCGAAGGGCACATGACGCGGATCATGCAAGATCGTGACTGTGATGTGCAATTCATTGATCCGAACGAACTTCTCGAACAGTTTGACTCGCTGGTGCTTGCTACTGGTGCCACACGTCCGTTCGATCCAATGGCGAAATGCCCTGGCCGAGAACTGAAAGGGATTCACAATGCGATGGAATTCCTGACGCGAAATACGAAGAGCTTTCTCGATTCGCACTTGGCCGATGAAAAGTTTATTTCGGCAGCCGGCAAGGACGTCATTGTGATCGGTGGTGGCGATACGGGAGCGGACTGTATCGGTACCTCCTTGCGTCACGAGTGCAAGAGCGTTGTCAATTTTGAACTGCTCGATAAAGCACCGGCAGAGCGAGCGGATAACAACCCCTGGCCCCAATGGCCACGCATTTTTCGTGTCGACTATTCACACGCGGAAACGGAAGCTCGGTTTGGAAATGATCCTCGGACTTACGCCGTATTGACCAAGGAATTTGTCAACGATGGTCAAGGGAATGTAAAAAGCGTGAAGACCGTCGAACTGGATTGGTCGAAACCGGGAGAGAAAGCCCCGTTTACAGAGGTTGCCGGATCTGAGAAAGAGTGGCCTGCCGATCTGGTCTTTTTTGCCACCGGCTTCCTGGGCCCTGAAAAAACAATTGGCGGAATGCTTGGACTCGAAATGCAGAATCCGCGCGGTAATTGGGAGACGTTCAAAGCCGAACACGGTGACTATGCAACTAACGTGCCCCGAGTGTTTGCCGCAGGGGATTGTCGGCGTGGACAGTCGTTGGTTGTCTGGGCGATCAACGAAGGTCGCGGTGTAGCACGTGCCGTTGACGAATTCCTGATGGGCCAAACCAGTCTGCCCGCCCCCGGGGTTTCGCTTGGTTCGACTCTCGCAGCAAACTAG
- the gltB gene encoding glutamate synthase large subunit: MKVHNDYGFPRQHGLYDPANEKDACGVGFVAHIKGQRSHQIILDADEVLQNMDHRGACGCEANTGDGAGMLTALPHEFLRKVAKADLGADLPEPGKFAAGIVFLPQREQERAKCKATIDQMIKQQGQRLMGWRKVPTDSKTANVGPTALQSEPYVEQLIVAAGDGFEGDAFERQLYIIRKSGTRVLRQDSSMKQAKMFYVSSLSSKVIIYKGMLMSWQVLDYYPDLKDPDYTTHLAMVHSRFSTNTFPSWDRAQPKRFMSHNGEINTLRGNSNWMRAREGVVESPLFGEDLEKLFPVVEPDHSDSGTFDNVLEFLLMSGRTLQEAVMMMIPEAWQNHETMPEEKRAFYEYHSCLMEPWDGPASVAFTDGHYIGAALDRNGLRPSRYYLTHDDRVIMASEVGVLSVDPAIVKEKGRLQPGRIFLIDFEQGRLIPDEELKSEFAKGRPYGEWLKKERIRLADLKPSGEVPGYDSESLLPRMQAFGFTTETMQFMLLPLIEQQRDPVGSMGNDSALACLSDQPRMLYDYFKQLFAQVTNPAVDSIREEIIMSLECYIGPEGNLLNSSQQQAHRLLVPHPILSNEELAALRNIEENASGRDWRAQSIDITWPKAEGTAGLVKAIDRICAEAEQAIDDGFSLIVLSDREVGPDQIPVCALLATGAVHHHLVRQAKRTRIGIVVETGEAREVHHHCLLIGFGADAINPYLAFESLWSAKRDGLLPDEMGDEKIVALYRKGVAKGMLKVMAKMGISTLQSYKGAQIFEAVGLGREVIDRCFVGTASRIKGVDFQVLAQELLRRHAIGYPERDEQRMSALPNVGEFHWRADGERHMWDPTSISDLQVASRTNSSDAYQRFADYANSDAKTRCALRGLLKFKSGVAGNAVPLEEVQPAKEIVKRFCTGAMSFGSISAESHESLAIAMNRLGGKSNTGEGGEETERWTPDPNGDSRRSAIKQIASGRFGVTINYLSNADELQIKISQGAKPGEGGELPGRKVDDRIARVRFSTPGVGLISPPPHHDIYSIEDLKQLIHDLKNANPSARVSVKLVSEVGVGTIAAGVAKGYADHILISGDSGGTGASPLTSIKHAGLPWELGIAETHQTLVLNDLRSRVVLQTDGQLKTGRDVVIAALLGAEEFGFSTAPLVTLGCIMMRKCHLNTCPVGIATQDPILRSKFSGKPEHVVNYLFMVAEEARKIMAELGFRSVNEMIGRVDCLETETVIQHWKSDGLDLTPMLTMAEKPHPDVGVYCQMSQDHGLDKALDNELVKLAKPAIESGESVQIELPIVNTNRTVGTILSHEIAKAHGLDLLPDDTIKIKLTGSAGQSFGAFLAKGVTLELEGDANDYVGKGLSGGKIMIYPPTNSSFVAEENIIVGNVVLYGATRGFAFFRGRAAERFCVRNSGAWAVIEGVGDHACEYMTGGRAIILGDTGRNFAAGMSGGVAYVLADHDDFRDNKCNLGMVELERVETDEDISELFEMIEMHHQFTGSTVADSLLQNWPQATSQFVKVMPTDYKRVLAERKKHDEEVEASVKS; this comes from the coding sequence ATGAAGGTTCATAACGATTACGGTTTTCCGCGGCAGCACGGTCTTTACGATCCTGCCAACGAAAAGGACGCTTGTGGTGTTGGCTTTGTGGCACACATCAAGGGTCAGCGTAGCCACCAGATCATTCTGGATGCTGACGAAGTGCTGCAAAATATGGATCACCGAGGCGCATGCGGCTGCGAAGCGAACACGGGGGATGGTGCCGGCATGTTGACGGCCTTGCCTCATGAATTTCTGCGCAAGGTTGCGAAAGCTGATCTGGGCGCCGACTTGCCGGAACCGGGGAAATTTGCTGCTGGAATTGTCTTCCTGCCACAGCGGGAGCAGGAACGGGCGAAATGCAAAGCAACGATTGATCAGATGATCAAACAGCAAGGCCAGCGATTGATGGGCTGGCGAAAGGTGCCGACTGATTCGAAAACGGCCAATGTTGGACCGACGGCGTTGCAGTCTGAGCCGTATGTCGAGCAATTGATCGTCGCTGCCGGTGACGGGTTCGAAGGTGATGCGTTCGAAAGACAGCTTTACATCATTCGCAAAAGTGGCACCCGTGTTTTGCGGCAAGACAGTTCGATGAAACAGGCGAAAATGTTCTACGTGAGCAGCCTGTCCAGCAAAGTCATCATCTACAAGGGCATGCTGATGTCCTGGCAGGTGCTTGATTATTATCCTGACTTGAAGGATCCCGACTACACCACACACCTGGCGATGGTTCACTCTCGTTTCTCGACCAACACCTTCCCGAGTTGGGATCGAGCCCAGCCCAAGCGGTTCATGAGTCACAATGGTGAGATTAACACGCTACGTGGCAATTCGAACTGGATGCGAGCCCGAGAAGGCGTGGTGGAGAGTCCCTTGTTCGGCGAGGATCTTGAGAAACTCTTTCCTGTCGTCGAGCCCGATCACTCGGACAGTGGGACGTTTGATAACGTCTTGGAATTCTTGCTGATGTCGGGACGGACTTTGCAAGAAGCGGTCATGATGATGATTCCGGAAGCTTGGCAGAATCACGAGACGATGCCAGAGGAGAAACGGGCCTTTTACGAATACCACTCTTGCTTGATGGAGCCATGGGATGGTCCCGCTTCGGTTGCTTTTACCGATGGCCACTACATTGGTGCAGCACTCGATCGTAACGGTTTGCGACCCTCTCGTTATTATCTGACCCACGACGACCGTGTGATCATGGCAAGTGAAGTGGGTGTTCTGTCGGTCGATCCGGCGATCGTGAAGGAGAAGGGGCGGTTACAGCCAGGCCGAATTTTCTTGATCGATTTTGAGCAGGGGAGACTGATTCCCGATGAGGAGCTGAAGTCGGAATTCGCCAAGGGACGTCCCTACGGCGAGTGGCTGAAAAAAGAACGAATTCGGCTCGCCGATCTGAAGCCGTCGGGCGAGGTCCCCGGTTACGATTCGGAGAGCTTGCTGCCTCGTATGCAAGCCTTTGGGTTCACGACAGAAACGATGCAGTTCATGTTGCTGCCGTTGATCGAGCAGCAGCGCGATCCGGTAGGCTCAATGGGTAACGATTCGGCACTCGCCTGTTTGTCGGATCAACCTCGTATGTTGTACGACTACTTCAAGCAACTGTTTGCGCAGGTCACGAATCCGGCGGTCGACTCGATTCGCGAAGAGATCATCATGTCGCTGGAATGCTACATCGGGCCCGAGGGCAACCTGCTCAATTCGTCCCAACAGCAAGCTCATCGTCTGTTGGTGCCTCATCCAATTCTCAGCAACGAAGAACTTGCCGCACTGCGGAACATTGAGGAAAACGCGAGTGGACGCGATTGGCGCGCCCAATCCATTGATATCACCTGGCCGAAAGCGGAAGGCACGGCAGGGCTCGTGAAGGCAATCGATCGTATTTGTGCCGAGGCGGAACAGGCGATTGATGACGGTTTCAGCCTGATTGTTTTGAGTGATCGTGAGGTTGGACCGGATCAAATCCCCGTTTGTGCGTTGCTCGCAACAGGGGCTGTTCACCATCATCTCGTTCGGCAAGCGAAAAGAACTCGCATCGGAATCGTGGTTGAAACAGGTGAGGCACGGGAAGTGCATCACCACTGCCTGTTGATTGGTTTTGGAGCCGACGCGATTAATCCTTATCTTGCTTTCGAGTCGCTTTGGAGCGCGAAACGTGATGGATTGTTGCCCGATGAGATGGGTGACGAAAAGATTGTGGCGCTCTACCGAAAGGGCGTCGCCAAAGGCATGTTGAAAGTCATGGCCAAGATGGGCATTTCCACCTTGCAGTCATACAAAGGAGCTCAGATCTTTGAAGCTGTTGGTTTGGGGCGAGAAGTGATCGATCGCTGTTTTGTGGGTACCGCGAGTCGAATCAAAGGAGTTGACTTTCAGGTATTGGCTCAGGAATTATTGCGTCGCCATGCGATCGGCTATCCCGAACGAGATGAGCAACGGATGTCGGCACTGCCCAATGTGGGCGAGTTCCATTGGCGAGCTGATGGTGAACGCCACATGTGGGATCCAACTTCAATCTCTGATTTGCAGGTGGCTTCCCGAACCAATAGTTCGGATGCCTATCAACGCTTTGCTGACTATGCGAATTCCGACGCAAAGACCCGCTGTGCCCTTCGCGGCTTGCTCAAATTTAAGTCCGGCGTTGCTGGCAACGCGGTTCCGTTGGAGGAAGTCCAGCCCGCAAAAGAGATCGTAAAACGATTTTGTACCGGAGCCATGAGTTTCGGGTCGATCTCGGCCGAGTCTCACGAGTCATTGGCAATTGCCATGAACCGTTTGGGTGGAAAAAGTAATACGGGTGAAGGCGGCGAAGAAACCGAACGTTGGACACCCGATCCGAATGGAGATTCTCGCCGAAGTGCAATCAAGCAAATTGCATCGGGACGCTTTGGTGTCACGATCAATTATCTGTCGAATGCCGATGAGTTACAGATCAAGATATCCCAGGGTGCCAAGCCGGGTGAAGGCGGGGAATTGCCCGGTCGAAAAGTGGATGACCGAATCGCTCGTGTGCGATTTTCGACCCCTGGCGTGGGACTGATCAGTCCACCACCTCATCATGATATCTATTCCATCGAAGATCTGAAACAGTTGATTCATGACTTGAAAAATGCGAATCCGTCTGCTCGTGTTAGTGTCAAGTTGGTCTCTGAAGTGGGTGTGGGAACCATTGCCGCGGGTGTGGCAAAGGGGTATGCGGACCACATTTTGATCTCGGGTGACAGTGGAGGCACGGGGGCTTCGCCACTGACCAGCATCAAACATGCCGGATTGCCTTGGGAGCTTGGTATCGCCGAGACGCACCAAACGTTAGTGCTGAATGATTTACGATCACGTGTGGTATTGCAGACCGACGGCCAACTGAAGACCGGCCGGGATGTGGTTATCGCGGCCTTGCTCGGTGCCGAAGAATTTGGTTTCAGTACGGCTCCCTTGGTGACGCTGGGCTGCATCATGATGCGAAAGTGTCATTTAAATACCTGCCCGGTCGGAATCGCGACACAAGATCCAATTCTGCGGTCCAAGTTTTCGGGCAAGCCAGAACATGTCGTCAACTATCTCTTCATGGTCGCCGAAGAGGCTCGGAAAATCATGGCCGAGCTTGGATTCCGATCGGTCAACGAAATGATTGGGCGTGTGGATTGCTTGGAAACAGAAACGGTGATCCAGCATTGGAAGTCGGACGGCCTTGACCTAACACCAATGTTGACTATGGCTGAGAAGCCTCATCCTGATGTGGGTGTCTACTGTCAAATGTCGCAGGATCATGGTTTGGATAAGGCGCTGGACAATGAGCTGGTGAAACTCGCTAAGCCGGCCATTGAATCCGGAGAGTCGGTGCAAATTGAATTGCCGATTGTAAATACGAATCGGACGGTTGGGACAATTCTGAGCCATGAAATTGCGAAGGCCCATGGCCTGGATTTGCTGCCGGATGACACGATCAAGATTAAGTTAACCGGTTCGGCCGGGCAAAGTTTTGGAGCCTTTCTGGCCAAAGGTGTCACTTTGGAATTGGAAGGTGATGCAAATGACTACGTGGGTAAGGGATTGTCAGGTGGGAAGATCATGATCTATCCGCCAACCAATAGTAGCTTTGTCGCAGAGGAGAACATCATTGTCGGAAACGTCGTGCTGTACGGAGCCACTCGCGGCTTCGCCTTTTTTCGTGGGAGAGCCGCCGAACGTTTCTGTGTTCGTAACAGTGGTGCTTGGGCCGTAATCGAAGGAGTGGGTGACCACGCTTGCGAATATATGACAGGTGGCCGGGCGATTATTCTGGGGGATACGGGACGTAATTTTGCTGCCGGAATGAGTGGTGGAGTTGCGTACGTTCTGGCCGACCATGATGACTTTCGAGATAACAAATGTAATCTCGGGATGGTCGAACTCGAACGCGTTGAAACCGACGAGGACATTAGCGAACTGTTCGAGATGATCGAAATGCATCACCAATTTACAGGATCGACGGTGGCCGACTCGCTGTTGCAGAATTGGCCCCAAGCGACTTCACAGTTTGTCAAGGTAATGCCTACCGACTACAAACGAGTCCTCGCGGAACGAAAGAAGCACGACGAGGAAGTCGAAGCTTCCGTGAAGTCATAA
- a CDS encoding LysR family transcriptional regulator, with protein sequence MQIKQLKVFCDIAARRSISQGACENDVSQSAASQMVQQLEERLGVKLLDRSQRPLALTSEGAVFYRGCRRIIDRYFALEENVRTLHEDVSGLVRVASIYSVGLSHMNQSVQDFLSRYPKSNLRIEYQHPDRVYDLINRDQAEVGLVSYPQSDRKISATPWRDEPMILACAPHHELTQFRRLPLALLQGRPMVTFTSDLRIRREMDRVLAGAGVEVEIAMEFDNTETIKRAIEINAGVGLLPAPTVQREVASKTLVAIELETPLVRPLGIIQRRGKEQSRTARQFVEFLLHQAQPLVGELGPVAGALAASTVTD encoded by the coding sequence ATGCAGATCAAGCAACTGAAAGTGTTTTGCGACATTGCTGCGCGCCGAAGTATTTCTCAAGGTGCGTGCGAAAATGATGTGTCGCAGTCGGCTGCCAGCCAAATGGTTCAGCAGTTGGAAGAGCGCTTGGGTGTTAAGCTTCTTGATCGTTCACAGCGCCCCTTGGCGTTGACCTCGGAAGGTGCGGTCTTTTACCGCGGTTGCCGTCGGATAATTGATCGCTATTTTGCCTTGGAGGAAAATGTCCGCACCCTCCACGAAGATGTATCGGGACTGGTGCGAGTCGCTTCGATTTACTCGGTCGGATTAAGTCACATGAACCAATCGGTTCAAGATTTTCTTTCCCGTTATCCGAAGTCGAATTTACGCATTGAGTACCAACACCCGGACCGCGTTTACGATTTGATAAATCGCGATCAGGCTGAGGTTGGTCTTGTCAGCTACCCGCAGTCGGATCGAAAGATCTCGGCAACTCCGTGGCGCGACGAACCGATGATCCTGGCCTGTGCTCCACACCACGAACTAACACAATTTCGTCGGCTTCCGTTAGCGTTGTTGCAGGGACGCCCCATGGTGACCTTCACGAGCGACCTCCGTATTCGGCGAGAGATGGATCGAGTGTTGGCGGGGGCAGGAGTGGAAGTCGAAATCGCGATGGAGTTCGACAACACGGAAACGATCAAACGTGCGATTGAGATCAATGCGGGCGTTGGTTTGCTGCCCGCTCCGACGGTGCAACGCGAAGTTGCGTCCAAAACGCTGGTGGCGATTGAATTAGAGACTCCCTTGGTGCGGCCGTTGGGCATTATCCAACGTCGGGGGAAAGAGCAATCAAGAACCGCGCGACAGTTTGTCGAGTTCTTATTGCATCAGGCACAGCCGCTTGTTGGTGAGCTTGGTCCGGTGGCGGGCGCATTGGCAGCGTCGACTGTGACCGACTAG
- a CDS encoding peptidylprolyl isomerase has protein sequence MLSFWRVALSSMLISFSLFCLSSHGLSQENAAQQESFDQVFAEWKDLLKELRDLRARFDIAEEAEVAEIRDRYNQCLQVGHEMIPRLRETALRKYLAAPNTDPGLTRFLIKLADDGVKTDQYDAAFQISDALLRNNCDEKKLYDLAGTAAFCTNRFDAADKYLQQAAQLGVLERGENYLPSVATAKENWREELKIREAEAKADDLPRVRLTTDRGDIVLELFENEAPATVGNFIQLVEKGFYDGLTFHRVLPGFMAQTGCPNGDGSGGPGYTIFCETQQDQIRRHFAGSLSMAKTSDPNTGGSQFFMTFVPTSGLDGQHTVFGRILEGQDRLARIQRRDPDHSEQLIIIPDKILKAEVIRKRPNRQYAPNKSSQDDV, from the coding sequence ATGCTCTCTTTCTGGCGAGTCGCATTGTCGTCGATGCTGATCAGTTTCAGCCTATTCTGCTTATCTAGCCATGGGTTAAGTCAAGAAAATGCTGCTCAACAGGAGTCATTTGATCAAGTCTTTGCCGAATGGAAGGATTTGCTCAAAGAGTTAAGGGATCTGCGGGCCCGCTTCGATATTGCGGAAGAAGCCGAAGTTGCTGAGATTCGAGATCGATACAACCAATGCCTTCAAGTCGGTCACGAGATGATTCCCCGCTTGCGAGAGACGGCCTTGCGTAAATACCTGGCCGCTCCTAATACGGACCCTGGCTTGACCCGCTTTCTCATTAAACTTGCCGATGATGGGGTGAAAACTGACCAATATGATGCAGCCTTTCAAATTTCGGACGCCCTGCTGCGAAACAATTGCGATGAAAAAAAGCTTTATGATCTCGCCGGGACCGCCGCTTTTTGCACCAACCGATTTGATGCGGCAGATAAGTATCTTCAGCAAGCCGCGCAGCTCGGTGTGCTAGAGCGGGGGGAAAATTATTTGCCAAGTGTGGCAACGGCAAAGGAGAATTGGCGGGAAGAATTGAAAATACGAGAGGCGGAGGCGAAAGCCGATGATCTGCCCCGGGTTCGATTAACCACGGATCGGGGCGATATTGTCCTGGAACTGTTCGAAAACGAAGCTCCCGCTACCGTCGGCAATTTCATCCAACTTGTGGAAAAAGGCTTTTACGATGGACTGACTTTCCATCGTGTTTTGCCAGGGTTTATGGCTCAGACCGGCTGTCCGAATGGCGATGGTTCGGGCGGTCCGGGTTACACGATCTTTTGTGAGACGCAGCAAGATCAGATTCGTCGCCATTTCGCCGGGAGTCTGAGTATGGCGAAAACTTCCGATCCCAATACGGGAGGATCGCAGTTCTTCATGACTTTCGTTCCCACGAGCGGATTGGATGGACAGCATACGGTGTTTGGCCGGATACTCGAGGGCCAGGATAGGCTGGCACGAATTCAGCGCCGTGATCCGGATCACTCGGAACAATTGATCATCATCCCCGATAAAATCCTGAAAGCCGAGGTGATTCGGAAACGACCGAATCGCCAATACGCACCCAATAAGTCATCGCAAGATGATGTGTAG
- a CDS encoding RsmD family RNA methyltransferase yields MARRPDSQSRRTNHPLTLRIVGGTHGGRRLKYSGDPQVRPMKDRTREAVFNLLGPLSKPIHAVDLFAGTGAMGLEAISRGATQATMIERHAPTARIIRENVATLEAETLASVVMADAFRWARENPASATPPWLLFCCPPYRFYHERWDDLKRMLEGLLDRAESQSIFIVEADQQFAPEQLPNADLWRVRDYAPARVCMLRL; encoded by the coding sequence ATGGCACGACGGCCCGATTCGCAATCTCGACGCACCAATCACCCTCTGACCTTACGCATCGTGGGTGGTACCCATGGAGGCCGTCGCCTGAAATATTCAGGTGACCCCCAGGTCCGTCCAATGAAGGATCGCACCCGGGAAGCGGTCTTCAATCTGCTCGGTCCTTTGAGCAAGCCGATCCACGCGGTCGACCTTTTCGCCGGGACAGGTGCGATGGGACTGGAAGCGATAAGCCGCGGCGCAACGCAAGCAACGATGATTGAACGCCACGCGCCGACAGCGCGTATCATTCGTGAAAATGTGGCGACCCTCGAAGCAGAGACCCTGGCGAGCGTTGTGATGGCGGACGCCTTTCGCTGGGCACGCGAGAATCCCGCATCGGCCACGCCTCCTTGGCTGCTATTTTGCTGTCCTCCCTACCGGTTTTATCACGAACGATGGGATGACCTCAAGCGGATGTTGGAGGGCTTGCTCGACCGAGCGGAATCCCAAAGTATTTTCATTGTCGAGGCAGATCAGCAATTCGCCCCCGAACAACTACCGAATGCCGATCTTTGGCGTGTTCGTGATTATGCACCAGCCCGCGTCTGCATGCTACGACTGTGA